One window of the Clostridium sp. MB40-C1 genome contains the following:
- a CDS encoding 4Fe-4S binding protein: MQNILKNWKKYGYMLLIIFIVSGLFNRKIALVAVICMLGPIILALFNRGRFWCGNICPRGIFYDSLVAKYSPKKSVPRFFKSRIFRGIFIIFMFYVFGAGIYKNWGDINGIGMVFYRMIVVTTFVGIVLGLVFNHRTWCNFCPMGSIAAIISYFKKNRKSLIVKESCVSCKLCEKKCPMGIVPYDYKGDIIDHPDCIQCGKCVSACPKKCIIE; encoded by the coding sequence ATGCAAAATATATTAAAAAATTGGAAAAAATATGGATATATGTTATTGATAATATTTATTGTGTCAGGTTTATTCAATAGAAAAATAGCATTAGTAGCTGTTATATGTATGTTAGGTCCTATAATATTAGCTTTGTTTAATAGAGGAAGATTTTGGTGCGGTAATATATGTCCAAGGGGTATATTCTATGATAGTTTAGTTGCTAAATATAGCCCTAAAAAATCTGTGCCTAGATTTTTTAAATCAAGGATATTTAGAGGAATATTTATAATTTTTATGTTTTATGTGTTTGGAGCTGGTATTTATAAGAATTGGGGAGATATTAATGGAATAGGTATGGTATTTTATAGAATGATAGTTGTTACTACATTTGTGGGAATAGTATTAGGGTTAGTATTTAACCATAGAACATGGTGTAATTTTTGCCCTATGGGAAGTATAGCAGCAATTATATCTTACTTTAAAAAGAACAGAAAGTCATTAATTGTAAAAGAATCTTGTGTTTCTTGTAAGTTATGTGAGAAAAAATGTCCTATGGGTATAGTTCCATATGATTACAAAGGAGATATTATAGATCATCCAGATTGTATTCAGTGTGGAAAATGTGTAAGTGCATGTCCAAAGAAATGCATTATAGAATAA
- a CDS encoding DUF488 family protein: MVCYTIGHSTRNLNKFITILEEYRIDYVIDIRSKAITSNKYTKKFNRGELENKLKENKIKYFYLGKELGEIRKDGIGLDEKINVDFDKVIECNLFKKGIHQIIQMLRERQRVVLMCSERNPLNCHRSILVGYALSRKGIFVDHIIDENVSKSQSRIEEEIFLTYEPILKNELVKISMQDILNSTEYDDVSPKDSKRKIIEYGYNMKWKEIISKICLKA; the protein is encoded by the coding sequence ATGGTATGTTATACTATTGGACATTCAACTAGAAATTTAAATAAATTTATTACTATTCTTGAAGAATACAGGATTGATTATGTTATAGACATAAGGAGTAAGGCTATTACATCTAATAAATATACTAAAAAATTTAATAGGGGGGAGTTAGAAAATAAGTTAAAAGAAAATAAAATAAAATACTTTTATTTGGGCAAAGAGTTAGGTGAGATAAGGAAGGATGGGATAGGGTTAGATGAAAAGATCAATGTGGATTTTGATAAAGTTATTGAATGTAATTTATTCAAAAAAGGAATCCATCAAATAATTCAAATGTTAAGAGAAAGACAAAGAGTAGTTCTTATGTGTTCAGAAAGAAATCCGTTAAATTGCCATAGAAGTATTTTAGTGGGGTATGCATTATCTAGAAAGGGTATTTTTGTTGACCATATAATCGATGAGAATGTTAGTAAAAGTCAATCTAGAATAGAAGAAGAAATATTTTTAACTTATGAACCAATACTAAAGAATGAATTAGTTAAAATAAGTATGCAAGATATTTTGAATTCTACAGAATATGATGATGTATCGCCTAAAGATAGTAAAAGAAAGATAATTGAATATGGTTATAATATGAAATGGAAGGAAATAATTTCAAAAATATGCCTGAAAGCATAA